Proteins found in one Campylobacter canadensis genomic segment:
- a CDS encoding nickel-dependent hydrogenase large subunit, giving the protein MQKIVVDPITRIEGHLRVEVVVDDNNVVKEAYTGSTLWRGIETIVKNRDPRDVGFMTQRICGVCTYSHYRAGIEAVENALGIIPPKNAKLVRTLMNAALYLHDHCVHFYQLHGLDFVDVVSALSADVKKAEEEALKWCDKPLACGVGDLQAVKEKLKNFVDKGDLGPFANAYWGHKTYRFSPEQNLIALSHYLECLKIQRTAAQLTAIFGAKQPHPQSLTVGGVTCVMDILDPSRIGEFKTKFLEVSDFVHRAYLADIKMAASVYKNEASVMNDIGVDNFMCAKEFYLGDEYLFEGGVLLNVLSNPTLSEIDESAITEEATHSWYKNDAALHPYDGEQEPHYTGFKDEKTLDENAKLVDTKVFDTEGKYSWIKAPRYKGLPVQVGPIATILINYFKKNPIVVKEVDALLKELNIELKDLLSTLGRTAARMIEAKIVSENALKALDSLVENLKVDDSTCAAYVIDKNKEYKGRFIGNAPRGMLSHWVRIKDGVVSNYQAVVPSTWNASPKDAKKQMGSYEACIIGLKIADLTKPLEIIRKIHSYDPCIACAVHVFDKKGNELGRYKVGV; this is encoded by the coding sequence ATGCAAAAAATAGTAGTAGATCCAATTACAAGAATAGAAGGACATTTAAGAGTAGAAGTTGTTGTTGATGATAATAATGTTGTAAAAGAAGCATACACAGGCTCAACTTTATGGCGTGGAATTGAGACAATAGTAAAAAATAGAGACCCAAGAGATGTTGGTTTTATGACACAAAGAATTTGTGGCGTTTGTACATATTCACATTATCGTGCAGGTATTGAAGCGGTTGAGAATGCTTTAGGAATAATTCCACCTAAAAATGCAAAATTAGTTAGAACTCTTATGAATGCTGCTTTATATTTACATGATCATTGTGTGCATTTTTATCAATTACACGGCTTAGATTTTGTTGATGTTGTAAGTGCTTTAAGTGCTGATGTTAAAAAGGCTGAAGAAGAAGCACTAAAATGGTGCGATAAACCACTTGCTTGTGGGGTTGGCGATTTACAAGCAGTAAAAGAAAAACTAAAAAACTTTGTTGATAAGGGAGATTTAGGACCTTTTGCAAATGCTTACTGGGGGCATAAAACATATCGCTTTAGCCCAGAACAAAACTTAATTGCATTAAGCCACTATTTAGAATGTTTAAAAATTCAAAGAACAGCAGCACAATTAACAGCTATTTTTGGCGCAAAACAACCTCACCCGCAAAGCTTAACAGTTGGTGGTGTAACTTGCGTTATGGATATTTTAGACCCAAGTAGAATTGGTGAATTTAAAACTAAATTTTTAGAAGTAAGCGATTTTGTACATCGTGCTTATTTAGCTGATATTAAAATGGCTGCTAGTGTTTATAAAAATGAAGCTAGTGTTATGAATGATATTGGTGTTGATAATTTTATGTGTGCTAAGGAATTTTATTTAGGAGATGAGTATTTATTTGAAGGTGGAGTACTTTTAAATGTTTTAAGCAATCCTACTTTAAGTGAAATTGATGAAAGCGCCATAACAGAAGAAGCAACTCATTCTTGGTATAAAAACGATGCTGCTCTTCATCCTTATGATGGCGAACAAGAGCCGCATTATACTGGCTTTAAAGATGAAAAAACTCTTGATGAAAATGCAAAATTAGTAGATACTAAGGTTTTTGATACTGAAGGAAAATACAGTTGGATAAAAGCACCAAGATACAAAGGCTTACCAGTGCAAGTAGGTCCAATTGCTACAATTTTAATAAATTATTTTAAGAAAAATCCAATTGTTGTAAAAGAAGTTGATGCTTTATTAAAAGAGTTAAATATTGAACTAAAAGACCTTTTAAGTACTTTAGGAAGAACAGCAGCAAGAATGATTGAAGCAAAAATTGTTAGTGAAAATGCCTTAAAAGCACTTGATAGCTTGGTTGAAAATTTAAAAGTAGATGACAGTACTTGCGCAGCTTATGTTATTGATAAAAACAAAGAGTATAAAGGTAGATTTATAGGAAACGCACCTCGTGGAATGCTAAGCCATTGGGTTAGAATTAAAGATGGTGTTGTTAGTAATTACCAAGCAGTTGTTCCATCAACTTGGAATGCTTCTCCAAAAGATGCTAAAAAGCAAATGGGTAGCTATGAAGCCTGCATAATAGGTCTTAAGATTGCAGATTTAACAAAGCCACTTGAGATTATTCGTAAAATACATTCATACGACCCTTGCATTGCTTGTGCGGTACATGTTTTTGATAAAAAAGGAAATGAGTTAGGACGTTATAAAGTAGGCGTTTAA
- the cybH gene encoding Ni/Fe-hydrogenase, b-type cytochrome subunit, translated as MKEYEFSIGLRLAHWIRAFCILALCISGFYIASVFVSPEVNAEPTNFLQAKFRLAHNIAGFILLACFIFKIYLFFIDKRSKKELSSIKDVCNLKTWIEQIKFYLFLGKHPHLNGVYNPLQFVTYFVFYILIAFLLLTGFIMYINVYHEGFAAFITPVLKPFEEMMGGLAMVRIIHHILTWCIIIFVCVHIYMATFNAVKSKDGSMDAIFSGYKYK; from the coding sequence ATGAAAGAATATGAATTTAGTATTGGGCTTAGATTAGCTCACTGGATTAGGGCTTTTTGTATTTTAGCTTTATGCATTAGCGGTTTTTATATCGCTAGTGTTTTTGTAAGTCCTGAAGTAAATGCAGAACCTACTAATTTTTTACAAGCTAAGTTTCGTTTAGCTCATAATATTGCAGGTTTTATTCTTTTAGCTTGTTTTATTTTTAAAATATATTTATTTTTTATTGATAAACGTTCTAAAAAAGAATTAAGTTCAATTAAAGATGTATGTAATTTAAAAACTTGGATAGAGCAAATAAAATTTTATTTATTTTTAGGCAAACATCCACATTTAAATGGCGTTTATAATCCTTTGCAATTTGTAACGTATTTTGTTTTTTATATACTTATTGCTTTTTTACTATTAACAGGTTTTATTATGTACATTAATGTTTATCATGAAGGTTTTGCTGCTTTTATTACTCCAGTCTTAAAGCCTTTTGAAGAAATGATGGGCGGACTTGCTATGGTTAGAATAATCCATCATATTTTAACTTGGTGTATTATTATTTTTGTATGTGTGCATATTTATATGGCTACTTTTAATGCAGTAAAATCAAAAGATGGTTCAATGGACGCTATTTTTAGCGGATATAAATACAAATGA
- a CDS encoding hydrogenase maturation protease, with the protein MKILVLGIGNVLIADEGAGVYFSSWFNKNLKNKNQNIDFLDGGTMAMHLAHIIAKYDKVYVVDCINADDLKIGDVVFFDYKAIPNNVNYQGSAHELEMMMTLNFMDMLGDLPQCFILGIVPTRLMPMEFSLSADVKKAFYLMKDTLLKALKQDYKDLEFEEKVSIDEVILEYKNLGR; encoded by the coding sequence ATGAAAATTCTAGTTCTTGGCATCGGCAATGTTTTAATTGCCGATGAGGGGGCTGGGGTTTATTTTAGCTCTTGGTTTAATAAAAATCTAAAAAATAAAAATCAAAATATAGATTTTTTAGACGGTGGTACAATGGCAATGCACTTAGCACATATCATTGCTAAGTACGATAAGGTTTATGTAGTTGATTGTATTAATGCTGATGATTTAAAAATAGGTGATGTTGTCTTTTTTGATTACAAGGCAATACCAAATAATGTAAATTATCAAGGTAGCGCACATGAACTTGAGATGATGATGACACTTAATTTTATGGATATGCTAGGAGATTTACCGCAATGCTTTATTTTAGGCATAGTACCTACAAGATTAATGCCTATGGAATTTTCTTTAAGTGCTGATGTAAAAAAAGCTTTTTATTTGATGAAAGATACACTATTAAAAGCATTAAAACAAGATTATAAAGATTTAGAATTTGAAGAAAAAGTTAGCATTGATGAAGTAATTTTAGAATACAAAAATTTAGGACGATAA
- the hypF gene encoding carbamoyltransferase HypF, with translation MSVLISIKGSVQGVGFRPEVCALAKDEKLNGYILNDTLGVKLALDCTRQRAISFINLLKKKLKKNRPLANIQSYKITNINEKFNDFTIKKAGKNKENIAVILPDYAPCKDCIKELNNKNLKRRFNHAFINCTNCGTRYSVIKKIPYDRKNTSMKKFLMCKECTKEYNDIDNRRFYSEVIACNDCGAKLSADINKAIKYLKEGKIVAIKGVGGYNLLCNAENNESVKRLRMLKNRPKKPLAIMCKDIKMAKKYAYISKVEERILLKQSRSILLLKSLNKTAFSVHFDFKNIGIFLPSAPIFYLLFKELDFALVASSANISSEMIYSKRAEFKYLKADFILSHNRNIVNKIDDSVGQVIHNKYLHLRSARGFRPLFKEHKIKKDLCILALGMEEKNEFLIYKNGLCIFSAYIGDIKNLSVFNHFINTLSFFVKNYKLKFDYILADLHPHFLHTNYFKKLISDKNYILGVNKNTKLIQIYHHAAHAMSYVKDNILAFCFDGTGYKNNSYISGSEIIEIKQKELKTKYCFDEFKLLNVKNNKLLAYSIFKKYNINCDFEEKNYEILYNNCSLLTSSLGRIFDAFSFVVLALEKNEFEAHSAMMIEQYYDKNIKDEYNLLYENGKIIFKDIFISCLKEDKTTACSKFLNTIVSLIKTLSIDKKAILSGGIFCNNTIMHNLLEDKNYKFYYEKDLALNDACIALGQLNYFLYEKEFIE, from the coding sequence ATGAGTGTATTAATTAGTATTAAAGGTAGCGTTCAAGGTGTTGGCTTTAGACCTGAAGTTTGCGCACTTGCAAAAGATGAAAAATTAAATGGTTATATTTTAAACGATACCTTAGGTGTTAAATTAGCGCTTGATTGTACAAGACAAAGGGCGATTAGCTTTATAAATCTTCTTAAAAAAAAACTTAAAAAAAATCGTCCTTTAGCAAACATTCAAAGTTATAAAATCACAAATATAAATGAAAAATTTAATGATTTTACAATAAAAAAGGCAGGTAAAAATAAAGAAAATATAGCAGTTATCTTGCCAGATTACGCACCTTGTAAAGATTGCATTAAAGAATTAAACAATAAAAATCTTAAAAGAAGGTTTAATCACGCTTTTATAAATTGCACAAATTGTGGTACAAGATACAGCGTTATAAAAAAAATACCATATGATAGAAAAAATACAAGTATGAAAAAATTTTTAATGTGTAAAGAATGCACAAAAGAATATAATGATATTGATAATAGAAGATTTTATTCTGAAGTAATTGCTTGTAATGATTGCGGAGCAAAACTTAGTGCTGATATCAATAAGGCTATTAAATATCTTAAAGAAGGCAAAATTGTAGCTATTAAAGGAGTTGGCGGATACAATTTGCTTTGTAATGCAGAAAATAATGAAAGCGTAAAAAGATTAAGAATGCTTAAAAATCGTCCTAAAAAGCCACTTGCAATTATGTGTAAAGATATTAAAATGGCAAAAAAATACGCTTATATTTCTAAAGTAGAAGAAAGAATTTTACTTAAACAAAGTAGAAGTATTTTATTATTAAAAAGCCTTAATAAAACAGCTTTTAGTGTACATTTTGATTTTAAAAATATTGGCATTTTTTTGCCTAGTGCGCCTATATTTTATTTATTGTTTAAAGAGCTTGATTTTGCCCTTGTTGCAAGCAGTGCTAATATTAGCTCTGAAATGATTTATTCAAAAAGGGCTGAATTTAAATATTTAAAGGCTGATTTTATACTTTCTCATAATAGAAATATAGTAAATAAAATAGACGATAGCGTAGGGCAAGTAATTCATAATAAATATTTGCATTTGCGTAGTGCTAGAGGTTTTAGACCTTTATTTAAAGAGCATAAAATTAAAAAAGATTTATGTATTTTAGCTTTAGGAATGGAAGAAAAAAACGAATTTTTAATTTATAAAAATGGTCTTTGTATTTTTTCAGCTTACATAGGAGATATAAAAAATCTTAGCGTTTTTAATCATTTTATAAACACGCTTAGTTTTTTTGTAAAAAATTATAAGCTTAAATTTGATTATATTTTAGCTGATTTACACCCACATTTTTTACACACAAATTATTTTAAGAAACTAATTAGCGATAAAAATTATATTTTAGGAGTAAATAAAAATACAAAGCTAATACAAATCTATCATCACGCAGCACACGCAATGAGCTATGTAAAAGATAATATTTTAGCCTTTTGTTTTGATGGGACAGGATATAAAAATAATTCTTATATTAGCGGTTCTGAAATTATTGAAATTAAGCAAAAAGAACTTAAAACAAAATATTGTTTTGATGAGTTTAAATTATTAAATGTAAAAAATAATAAACTTTTAGCTTATTCTATTTTTAAAAAATATAATATTAATTGCGATTTTGAAGAAAAAAATTATGAAATTTTATATAATAACTGCTCATTGCTTACTTCTTCACTCGGAAGAATTTTTGATGCTTTTAGTTTTGTTGTTTTAGCTTTAGAAAAAAATGAATTTGAAGCACATAGTGCAATGATGATTGAGCAATATTATGATAAAAATATAAAAGATGAATATAATTTACTTTATGAAAATGGAAAAATAATTTTTAAAGATATTTTTATATCTTGCTTAAAGGAAGATAAAACTACAGCTTGTTCAAAATTTTTAAACACTATTGTAAGTTTAATTAAAACTTTAAGCATTGATAAAAAAGCTATTTTAAGCGGTGGTATATTTTGTAATAATACAATTATGCACAACTTATTAGAAGATAAAAATTATAAATTTTACTATGAAAAAGATTTAGCTTTAAATGATGCTTGCATTGCCTTAGGACAGCTAAATTATTTTTTATATGAAAAAGAATTTATAGAATAA
- the hypB gene encoding hydrogenase nickel incorporation protein HypB codes for MKVIVEAKAKIMQENETQAKKNQEFFKQNNIFCLNFMSSPGSGKTTLLEAMIKKNIFKLAVIEGDLETNNDANRIIKAGAKAYQISTGQSCHLDAIMIKKALDEFDVKDCNLVVIENIGNLVCPASYLLGENLNVVLLSATEGADKVEKYPVMFKRADILVLSKMDIAQYFDFDTKHIYEEAKKLNPNVVIFELSAKDDTNIDKFCAYIKEKMENK; via the coding sequence ATGAAAGTTATAGTAGAAGCAAAAGCAAAAATTATGCAAGAAAACGAAACTCAAGCAAAGAAAAATCAAGAATTTTTTAAGCAAAATAATATTTTTTGTCTTAATTTTATGAGTTCTCCTGGAAGTGGAAAAACTACTCTTTTAGAAGCTATGATTAAAAAAAATATTTTTAAATTAGCTGTAATTGAAGGGGATTTAGAAACAAATAATGATGCAAATAGAATTATAAAAGCAGGAGCAAAAGCTTATCAAATAAGCACAGGGCAAAGTTGTCATTTAGACGCAATAATGATTAAAAAAGCCTTAGATGAATTTGATGTAAAAGATTGTAATTTAGTTGTAATTGAAAATATAGGAAACCTTGTTTGCCCTGCTTCTTATCTTTTAGGAGAAAATCTTAATGTGGTTTTACTTTCAGCTACTGAAGGTGCTGATAAAGTTGAAAAATACCCTGTAATGTTTAAAAGAGCTGATATTTTAGTTCTTAGTAAAATGGATATAGCGCAGTATTTTGATTTTGATACAAAACATATTTATGAAGAAGCAAAAAAACTTAATCCTAATGTAGTTATTTTTGAACTTTCTGCTAAAGATGATACAAATATAGATAAATTTTGTGCTTATATTAAAGAAAAAATGGAGAATAAATAA
- a CDS encoding HypC/HybG/HupF family hydrogenase formation chaperone, producing the protein MCLSIPSQIISIDENNYAIVDTLGVRRGVSLDLVSDSVEVGDYVLIHVGFAMQKINTQQAKESLKIYKQIVDEIGEEEVFTHFSKE; encoded by the coding sequence ATGTGTCTTTCAATTCCATCGCAAATAATTAGTATTGATGAAAACAATTACGCAATAGTAGATACTTTAGGGGTAAGAAGAGGTGTTAGTCTTGATTTAGTTAGTGATAGTGTTGAGGTTGGAGATTATGTCTTAATTCATGTTGGTTTTGCAATGCAAAAAATAAATACACAACAAGCTAAAGAAAGTTTAAAAATTTACAAGCAAATTGTAGATGAAATAGGCGAAGAAGAAGTATTTACTCATTTTAGCAAGGAATAA
- the hypD gene encoding hydrogenase formation protein HypD translates to MNLIKDYKDASIVKKLISLANQIELDRVYNVMEICGGHTHSLVKYGLINAVKNINFIHGPGCPVCVMPKQRLDEAVFLASMPNTIFCTLADLIKVPASNTSLEKLRANGCDIKALYSPLEVLKIASENKDKNIIFFAIGFETTAPMSAVLLEKIIQNNIKNVFFHINHVKVPEPVCALLDDKECNIDGFLAPSHVSVIIGKNAYLPLAKKYKKPFTISGFEPVDLMHSIINLCLQFKDKSYEVYNEYSRIVQDEGNIQALNLINKYFKSCDFLFRGVGVIKDGGMDLKDEYAKYDAKKVFDIKVQTKAENKLCKCPSILKGIAKPSDCEIFAKACTPAHPVGSCMVSSEGACAAYYKYIKA, encoded by the coding sequence ATGAATTTAATAAAAGATTATAAAGATGCTAGTATTGTAAAAAAATTAATCTCTTTAGCAAATCAAATAGAGCTTGATAGGGTTTATAATGTAATGGAAATATGCGGCGGACATACACATTCGCTTGTAAAATATGGCTTGATTAATGCTGTAAAAAATATTAATTTTATTCACGGGCCTGGTTGTCCTGTGTGCGTAATGCCAAAGCAAAGGCTTGATGAAGCAGTGTTTTTAGCAAGTATGCCTAATACTATTTTTTGTACTTTAGCTGATTTAATAAAGGTGCCTGCAAGTAATACAAGTCTTGAAAAATTAAGAGCAAATGGTTGTGATATAAAGGCTTTATATTCTCCTTTAGAAGTTTTAAAAATAGCTAGTGAAAATAAGGATAAAAATATAATCTTTTTTGCAATAGGTTTTGAAACTACAGCACCAATGAGTGCGGTTTTATTAGAAAAAATAATACAAAATAATATAAAAAATGTTTTTTTTCATATAAACCATGTAAAAGTTCCCGAGCCAGTTTGTGCCTTGCTTGATGATAAAGAGTGTAATATTGATGGTTTTTTAGCTCCATCTCATGTAAGTGTAATAATAGGAAAAAATGCTTATTTGCCTTTGGCGAAAAAATATAAAAAACCTTTTACAATTAGTGGTTTTGAACCCGTTGATTTAATGCATTCAATTATTAATTTATGTCTTCAATTTAAAGATAAAAGTTATGAAGTTTATAATGAATATTCAAGAATTGTGCAAGATGAAGGTAATATTCAGGCTTTAAATCTTATTAATAAGTATTTTAAATCTTGCGATTTTTTATTTCGTGGAGTAGGTGTTATAAAAGATGGCGGTATGGATTTAAAAGACGAATATGCTAAATATGATGCTAAAAAGGTTTTTGATATTAAGGTTCAAACTAAAGCTGAAAATAAATTATGCAAATGCCCAAGCATTTTAAAAGGTATCGCAAAGCCAAGTGATTGCGAAATTTTTGCAAAGGCTTGTACTCCTGCTCATCCTGTTGGTAGTTGTATGGTAAGTAGTGAAGGAGCTTGTGCTGCTTATTATAAATATATAAAAGCATAA
- the msrP gene encoding protein-methionine-sulfoxide reductase catalytic subunit MsrP — translation MMITEEKFYKNRRNFLKLGAGALVANEAIAEELLKLKELVPSDSEYAFNYVNFYEFSTNKSDCVEYAKKSNLEKRAINIEISGLCENPMTLNDISQFKRVDRVYKLRCVEAWSMNLPWGGFMLKDLIALAKPTKEAKYIKFTSLYDPSIFPDQASSFGVIEYPYVEGLRLDEAMHPLTILATHLYNKPLLAQNGAPIRLVVPWKYGFKYIKSIVKIEFTNTQPISTWQKYNPKEYGFYANVNPNVAHPRWSQARHRVLGSFFKEDTELFNGYEEEVAFLYKDLDLKTNF, via the coding sequence ATTATGATAACAGAAGAAAAATTTTATAAAAATAGAAGAAATTTTTTAAAATTAGGTGCTGGTGCTTTAGTGGCAAATGAAGCAATAGCAGAAGAATTATTAAAATTAAAAGAATTAGTACCTAGCGATAGCGAATACGCTTTTAATTATGTAAATTTTTATGAATTTAGCACAAATAAAAGTGATTGTGTAGAATACGCAAAAAAAAGTAACTTAGAAAAAAGAGCAATTAATATTGAAATTAGCGGACTTTGTGAAAATCCAATGACTTTAAATGATATATCTCAATTTAAAAGAGTAGATAGGGTTTATAAATTAAGATGCGTTGAGGCTTGGAGTATGAATTTACCTTGGGGTGGCTTTATGCTAAAGGATTTAATAGCCTTAGCAAAACCGACAAAAGAAGCAAAATACATAAAATTTACTTCACTTTATGACCCTAGCATTTTTCCTGATCAGGCTAGTTCTTTTGGGGTGATTGAATACCCTTATGTAGAAGGATTAAGGCTAGATGAAGCAATGCACCCACTAACTATTTTAGCAACACATTTATATAACAAGCCTTTATTAGCTCAAAATGGTGCTCCAATTCGCTTAGTAGTGCCTTGGAAATATGGATTTAAGTATATTAAAAGCATTGTAAAAATTGAATTTACAAATACCCAGCCAATCTCAACTTGGCAAAAATATAATCCAAAAGAATATGGATTTTATGCTAATGTTAATCCTAATGTAGCCCATCCAAGATGGTCTCAAGCAAGGCATAGAGTGCTAGGTTCATTTTTTAAAGAAGACACAGAACTTTTTAATGGCTATGAAGAAGAAGTAGCATTTTTATATAAAGACTTAGATTTAAAAACTAATTTTTAA
- the ilvE gene encoding branched-chain-amino-acid transaminase → MSIKADFIWLDGQLVKFEDAKVHFLTHSLHYANAVFEGTRAYLGENGMAIFRLQDHTKRLLESAKITAITPSFSQEELENAQIELLRANNFKSNVYIRPLIFLGDGIMGIYHTKAPVRVGIAAWEWGAYLGEEGLNKGIKVCCSSLMRNSAKANFNKAKASANYLNSMMAKYEAINSGYEEALMIDEEGFIAEGTGECFFMVKNGVLISPPNDYSLKSITQDTVLKLAKDLGIEVKRQRISRDEVYVCDEAFLVGTAAEITPVNSLDNRIIADGLRGKMTKKIQDAFFDVVYGKNEKYASMLTYI, encoded by the coding sequence ATGTCTATAAAAGCAGATTTTATTTGGCTAGATGGTCAGTTGGTGAAATTTGAAGATGCTAAAGTTCATTTTTTAACTCATTCGTTACATTATGCAAATGCGGTTTTTGAAGGAACTAGAGCTTATTTAGGTGAAAACGGTATGGCAATTTTTAGATTACAAGACCATACAAAAAGATTACTTGAAAGTGCAAAAATCACTGCAATTACTCCAAGTTTTTCTCAAGAAGAATTAGAAAATGCTCAAATTGAATTATTAAGAGCGAATAATTTTAAAAGCAATGTTTATATCCGCCCTTTAATATTCTTAGGCGATGGAATAATGGGAATTTATCATACAAAAGCTCCTGTTAGAGTTGGTATTGCAGCTTGGGAATGGGGTGCTTATTTAGGCGAAGAAGGTCTAAATAAAGGTATAAAAGTATGCTGTTCGTCTTTAATGAGAAATTCTGCTAAGGCTAATTTTAATAAAGCAAAAGCTAGTGCAAATTATTTAAATTCAATGATGGCAAAATATGAAGCAATAAATAGTGGCTATGAAGAAGCTTTAATGATTGATGAAGAAGGTTTTATTGCTGAAGGTACTGGAGAATGCTTTTTTATGGTTAAAAATGGAGTATTAATTAGCCCACCAAATGATTATAGTCTAAAATCAATCACTCAAGATACTGTTTTAAAACTTGCAAAAGATTTAGGCATAGAAGTAAAACGCCAAAGAATTAGTAGAGATGAGGTTTATGTTTGCGATGAAGCATTTTTAGTAGGAACCGCTGCAGAAATAACTCCTGTTAATTCACTTGATAATAGAATTATTGCAGACGGCTTAAGAGGTAAAATGACTAAAAAAATTCAAGACGCTTTCTTTGATGTTGTTTATGGCAAAAATGAAAAATACGCATCAATGCTAACTTATATTTAA
- a CDS encoding prohibitin family protein → MPADLNSYFNKNKKEKQQMNFDFNFKGFGKFNGLVISIIIVFLLVVITRPFVVINSGQVGIKATAGEYSPIALEPGFHFLIPFIQKVFIVDTTVRQINYASVEGVDERRFQNTSITNKKSIEVVDARNLPVSIDITVQYRLDPFNAPQTIAVWGLGWEDKIIDPVIREVVRSVVGKYTAEELPTKRNEIATSIELDARKSIDSQANKPVSLESVKLRGIILPAKVKEQIERVQIAKQEAERTKYEVERANQEALKQAALAEGVAKAAIIEAQGRADAKKIEADAQAYANKEVAKSVTKELLELKQIETQKEFNEALKVNKDAKIFLTPGGAVPNIWVDLKNDKQVSSYNR, encoded by the coding sequence ATGCCAGCTGATTTAAATAGTTATTTTAATAAAAATAAAAAAGAAAAGCAGCAAATGAATTTTGATTTCAATTTTAAAGGTTTTGGTAAATTTAACGGACTTGTAATTAGTATTATTATAGTTTTTTTACTTGTAGTTATTACTAGACCTTTTGTGGTTATTAATTCAGGACAAGTAGGGATTAAAGCAACCGCAGGAGAATATAGCCCAATAGCACTTGAGCCTGGTTTTCACTTTTTAATACCTTTTATACAAAAAGTTTTTATAGTTGATACCACTGTAAGACAGATAAATTATGCTAGTGTTGAAGGGGTTGATGAAAGAAGATTTCAAAACACAAGTATTACAAATAAAAAATCAATTGAAGTAGTTGATGCTAGAAATTTACCTGTTTCAATAGATATTACCGTTCAGTATCGCTTAGACCCATTTAATGCACCACAAACAATTGCAGTGTGGGGGCTTGGCTGGGAAGATAAAATTATTGACCCAGTTATTAGAGAGGTTGTAAGGAGTGTAGTTGGAAAATATACAGCAGAAGAATTACCAACAAAAAGAAATGAAATCGCAACTTCAATAGAACTTGATGCTAGAAAAAGTATTGACTCACAAGCAAATAAGCCTGTTAGCTTAGAAAGTGTTAAATTAAGAGGAATTATTTTACCTGCTAAAGTTAAAGAGCAAATTGAAAGAGTGCAAATAGCAAAACAAGAAGCAGAAAGAACAAAATACGAAGTTGAAAGAGCAAATCAAGAAGCGTTAAAGCAAGCAGCTTTAGCAGAAGGGGTTGCAAAAGCAGCTATTATTGAAGCGCAAGGAAGAGCTGATGCTAAGAAAATTGAAGCAGATGCACAAGCTTATGCAAATAAAGAAGTAGCAAAAAGTGTAACAAAAGAATTACTTGAGTTAAAACAAATTGAAACTCAAAAAGAATTCAACGAAGCATTAAAAGTAAATAAAGATGCTAAGATTTTCTTAACGCCTGGCGGTGCTGTGCCTAATATTTGGGTTGATTTAAAAAACGATAAGCAAGTAAGTTCATATAATCGCTAA
- a CDS encoding DUF2393 family protein, whose amino-acid sequence MNNLKEFIFFHLQNFYTQDWLILGCSFLIFIFFILLIILLLRFASLCVLLIIICIFTDIAFFYYAKDLVDKKYRNREFVVLKDYKMMYSDNLYILYKLSNNSKHNFSICKLNYTINTPSKNYLEKIKKIFKPFKSETIIIKDLKKNEYVEKELIIKNIKINNYKLSYNSVCY is encoded by the coding sequence ATGAATAATTTAAAAGAATTTATATTTTTTCACTTGCAAAATTTCTACACTCAAGACTGGCTTATTCTTGGGTGTAGTTTTTTAATTTTTATATTTTTTATTTTACTTATTATTTTACTTTTAAGGTTTGCTAGTCTTTGTGTGTTGCTGATTATTATTTGTATTTTTACAGATATAGCCTTTTTTTATTACGCAAAAGATTTAGTAGATAAAAAATACAGAAATAGAGAATTCGTAGTTTTAAAAGACTATAAGATGATGTATTCTGATAATTTATATATTTTGTATAAATTAAGTAATAATTCAAAGCATAATTTTTCTATTTGTAAGTTAAATTATACAATTAACACTCCTAGTAAAAATTATCTTGAAAAAATTAAAAAAATCTTTAAACCTTTTAAAAGTGAAACAATAATAATAAAAGATTTAAAGAAAAATGAATATGTAGAAAAGGAATTAATTATAAAAAATATAAAAATTAATAATTATAAATTAAGCTACAATAGTGTTTGTTATTAA